tgaaagcaaggggaaactacagccgtaatttttcctgagggcatgcagctttactgtatggttaatgatgatggcatcctcttgggtaaaatattccggaggtaaaatagtcccccaccattcagatctccgggcggcgactactcaggaggagatcgttatctggagaaagaaaactggcgttctacggattggagtgtggaatgtcagatcccttaatcgggcaggtaggttagaaaatgggaaatggatatgttaaagttagatatagtgggaattagtgaagttcactggaaggaggaacaagacttttggtcaggcgaatacagggttataaatacaaagtcaaataggggtaatgcaggagtaggtttaataatgaataggaaaataggagtgcgggtaagctactaccaacagcatagtgaacacattcttgtggccaagatagacacgaagaacacgcctactacagtagtacaagtttatatgccaactagctctgcagatgacgaagaaattgaagaaatgtatgatgcaataaaagaaattattcagatagtgaagggacacaaaaatttaatagtcatgggtgactggaattcgttagtaggaaaagggagagaaggaaacgtagtaggtgaatatggattgagggtaagaaatgaaagaggaagctgcctggtagaattttgcacagagcacaacttaatcatagctaacacttggttcaagaatcataaaagaaggttgtatacttggcagaaccctggagatactaaaagatatcagatagattatataatggtaagacagagatttaggaaccaggatttaaattgtaagacatttccaggggcagatgtggactctgaccacaatctattggttatgaactgtagattaaaactgaagaaactgcaaaaaggtggaaatttaaggagatgggacctggataaactgactaaaccagaagttgtactgagtttcagggagagcataagggaacaatggacaggaattggggaaagaaatacagcagaagaatgggtagctttgagggatgaagtagtgaaggcagcagaagatcaaataggtaaaaagacgagggttagtagaaatccttgggcaacagaacaaatattgatgaaaggaggaaatataaaaatgcagtaaatgaagcaggcaaaaaggaatacaaacgtctcaaaaatgatatcgacaggaagtgcaaaatggctaggatggctagagaacaaatgtaaggatgtagaggcttatttcactaggagtaagatgatactgcctacatgaaaattaaagaagcctttggagaaaagagaaccactggtatgaatatcaaaagctcagatggaaacccagttctaagcaaagaagcgaaaccagaaaggtggaaggagtatatagagggtctatacaagggcgatgtacttgaggacaatattatggaaatggaagaggatgtagatgaagatgaaatgggagatatgatactgcgtgaagagtttgtcagagcactgaaagacctgagtcgaaacaaggccccgggaatagataacattccatcagaactattgacagccttgggagagccagtcctgacaaaactctaccatctggtgagcaagatgtatgagacaggcgaaataccctcagacttcaagaagaatataataattccaatcccaaagaaagcaggtgttgacagatgtgaaaattatcgaactaccagtttaataagtcacggctgcaaaatactaatgcgaattctttacagacaaatggaaaaactagtagaagccggcctcggggaagatcagtttggattctgtagaaatattgaaacatgtgaggcaatactgaccctatgacttatcttagaagctagattaaggaaaggcgatgtacttgaggacaatattatggaaatggaagaggatgtagatgaagatgaaatgggagacataagattaagtaaaggcaaatctacgtttctagcatttgtagacgtagagaaagcttttgacaatgttgactggagtactctctttcaaattctgaaggtggcaggggtaaaatacagggagcgaaatgctattcataatttgtatagaaaccaaatggcagttataagagttgaggggcatgaaagggaagcaatggttgggaagggagtgagacagggttgtagcctctccccgatgttattcaatctgtatattgagcaagcaatgaaggaaacaaaataaaaatttggagtaggtattaaaatccatggagaagaaataaaatctttgaggttcgacgatgacattgtaattctgtcagagacagcaaaagacttggaacagcagttgaacggaatggacagtgtcttgaaagaccacaacaacaacaacaacatgttacctAACCACTGTAAGGAATTTATGAATTTTATGTAGACTTAGTGGAGAATTTACACGAATcagccaaacattctacagtaccCTCACATTCAGCTTCAATTTACAACTCTCTGAACTTAAATGTCTTGTCAGAGGCAATGAATACGCCACCTTCATGTCTCTTACTATAGGCTCTCTCTTACTTGATATGCATCATGGAACACAAAGGACGAATGTTCTTCTGGTTAAGTCAGAGACAAATACTGCAAGAATACTGTGCGCATGCTCACAGTTTATACTTgccttttaattaaatatttttcttaccTTGTGTTAAAAGCTATAAGATTCCCTGTCTTGTTCTCAGTTAATAATGCACATATAAACCAATATCATTTTGgtgactatgatttaaacattaGGAATCCTACAACTTCCTTGGAGATATTACCATAATTTTGTTACACAGAAAGGTAACTTCATTGGCTGATGGCACAATGGGCCAATTTACATGGCGTATTTTTGCAACCATGTCAAAACTGTTCCACATAGTGTGTCAGATATGAGTCAGGCATAATACCATCAAACTTCGAGAAGAATATGATGATCCCAGTATCGAGGAAGGAAGGTGCTGACGAGTATTACCAGTATTAGTTTAGTAAGTTATGCCTGGATCATGCATCAGTTATATACAGAACAATTAAACTATTTTTAGAAGCCAACTTTGGGGAACATCAATTTGTGTTCAGGAGAAACACAGGAAGACATAAGGTAATACGGGTCCTATAAATTGTCTTAGGAGATATGCAGTATTAAAATTACTTTGTATCTGATGTTTCAGCAAATCGAGTGGTAGGAGCCAGCCAACAGCTAACTTCACATCATTCTTGAGTACCATGTGCTCACAGTGTTGTCTGTTTTGTAGGTATATACAGAGCATTTTCATACATAACACTGCACACTGCCATGCTAAGTCAATCTGTCAATCACAGTTATTTTATTTCAGGTATAGTACGATAACAAAAGTAGGCCTATTTGAGAACATGGAATGGACTACACTCCTTAAAATACAGTGAATAGACGTTATACAGCTTTCTCCACACTGCTGTTATAGGCATCTGAGAGAGCCTGTAGATGAGATGAGAGGGAGACAGGATTGTGTAATTTTGGTTCCAATTTCACACTACAGAGGGCATCCAATATTATTTCGTGTTGGTCCCATACCGGTATGGCACTAACATATTCTCTCCTTAACTGAATACAATAGTATTGTGTTATAGAAAACTGTTCAGTAAAATGCTTCTAGAAACGTTTAACATTCAATGACGCAAATATTTTGTAATCATGTGGCAAAGGGTTGTAATTTGCAACACAAATATTGACGGTTTCGTTGGAGAATTGTTAAGTTACCTTTTTCTCCTTCAGAAAAAAGTTGTACACTACAGCAGTGTAAACTTCCCTATCTGGCGTGTATCTAATCTCCGTCACATACTTTTTTGTTATCCAATGCAATAAGAACGGCGTTACGTATGTGAAACATCCTATAAACCCGAGCATTGCAATGGACAGCGGTAAATTTCCGAAAGTTGTTGCATGTTGAATAAGGTACGGCTGAGCAACCAGACCGCCTGCACTAGTAACCAATGAAAATAACTTCACTCCTCGAATCTGCTGTGCCAATGGTCCATGATacaccttaacatcggtttgttgagtACTTTGGTTCCTTGCAGCAAAAACCTGAAATAATAAGCTATTGTCAGAAGTGCCAATGGTAACGGTGCCACTGATGTGTTTTAATTACAACGGATTTCTCATGGCTGTACATTTATCGTCAATAGTCGATGGTTCAACAACTGTCTCTCGCAGAAAATACTTTTTCGCAAATTTCTTGACAAAACACATGTTACTCGCAATGTCTCCATTTCGCTACTCCTCCAGTCCTAAGATCTCTGACGACCAAGATATACCATTGGGCATTGAACAACGAATAGTTGGAGGTCAAAGAGATGTTTGTTAAAACTTGCACTGTTCTGATACGTTCAATTGCCACTCGCAACTACAGTGACGCCAACGCAGGTAGCATGACGGCTCAAACTGCAGGAACGTGTTCTAAAATTTCACACGCTGAAATCAAGATTGAAAATGTGAAGTACCAATATGAAGCAATTTACAGGAATTGGTCGGTCATTATTGCTGCAGTATGGGCAAAGTAATAGGAATGAATATCACAAGTGCTGGTTCCAACGGAGAATGACCTGTAAAAACGAAGCACGGTCTGAGATTAAATGATACAATAGGAAACAAAAGATATAACCGATACTAACATATTATGAACCGATAACACACCTTTTCTGATATAAAGAGATAATGTTGTATTAATTGTTAGAAAGTTGACGAATATGGGTGTATATTAAGACTTGTTAATAGCCTGCAATATGATTTCAAAGGCAATCAAGCTGAGTATAGCATCTTTCTAGCCCCCacaaattgcaaagaaataattaaaattattaggACTTTAAAATCTTCCAGTTCCACAGAGCATGATGGCCCCAGTATTACTGTATTAAAAGTGTACCGACAAAATGTTTCTGTAGCTCCATCTGTAGTTGTAAATAGTATAATAGAGTCAGATAACTTCCCAGAAACACTAGAAATAGCTCAGGTAACATCAATCTTTAAGAAAGGAGATAATCTCAAAATTCAAAACTACAGAACAATATCAATACTTCCTGTGTTTTCCACAATAGTTAAAAAGTCATATACCACAGAATTATCAACTTTCTCTAGATGCATAAGTTATTGTTTGAAAATCTAAGTGGATCCTTAAAATGTAAATCAACTAGCATAGCCGCTGCTCAGTAAACTGAAGAGATAATAAGTGACATCAAGAGTAATCAACATGTTGCAGGTATATCCTTGATCTTGAGAAAGCTTTTTACTGTGTGAACGCTGCAATCGTGTTCGAAAAGCTATGGAACATTGGCATCAGAGGTACTGCTCGTGACCTAATAAAATCTTACATGAATAACCGAAAAGAGTTTGTACTACTTAAAACTGGATGTGGTGTTCACAAATATAAAATCACCAACATAAAATATTGAGTGCCCCATGGTTCAGTAatggattctcttctgtttttgatttatgtaaatgagatAAGATACTGCACTCGAAGTCCCAAAACAGTCCTGTATGCGGATGATACACCCATTGCATGTAGTAAGGAATCATTCAACAAATTAGAGATGCactgtaataatgtgacaaatgaaattgttcagtactttaatgaaagccacttaaatatTAGCAGTGGTAAAACGTGTCTCATGGAGTTAAGCAACAGTTAttttaatgatgaaattaaactataCATAGACAATGAATTAGTAACAAAAAATTTTAGTCTAAAATTACTCAGTTTAATAATTCAAAGCTATCTAAAGGGGGCCCCTATGTAGATACTCTAGCATGTAagttgtcttagaatgtatttccAAATAATAAGATTAGCGAGTTCTACAATGATACTGTTGTCCTAAAGACCACATATCATGCTCTATTTTCCTATCACTTGAATTACAGAATAGAAATTTGGGCTGTAACAAGTAAAGGAAGTCTAAATAAGCTATTGCTACTTCAAAAAAGGGCTATAAGAATCGTCTGTGGGTTAAAATATAAGAAATCATGCCATGGCTTTTTTTCCAAAATCTGCTGTACTAACTGCAGTAAACatgtacattctaaaagccatattactTGTTGAAAGACTGCAGTCAAACATGTGTTCCGATTTGTATcagtacaaaaacagaaataaaaaaatatacatcaTCAGTCACAGaacagcaatctataaaaagggtctGCAATACACAGGTGTCAAGTTAGCCAATGGACTGCCCAGTAAAATTATCACCATATCCACAATAGAGCTTAAATTTCAGCTAAAGAAATTTCTGTCACAAAATCCATTTTACACATTAGAAGAAAACCATATTACATGCAGAATAAGAATTGCTTCGAAAAAATATGCAAATAGTGTCAAGCAAACCATTTTATCTGTAATTTAATCAGTTTGTTAATCAATGACATATTCAAAAGAATGTATTATTGTGCTAAGTATCAAGAATTGTAACATGTTTTTCTACATGTGCAGTGAAACATTCGatattgaataaagtattattattattattattattattacagtttctCAGAGTGATGATGAAATAGACCTCAATGCTGCAACTTTAATTATATATTGTGTAATTTCCATTGATGAAGGAGAAAAGTTGTTTTTATTGCTATATCATGTTCTGTAGGTACAAATCAAACAATAGCACTTGACTTTATGAACAGGCGTTCCAACTATCCACTCGCAACTACTTTGCAACATAAACATCCAGAAGAGACGCCTGTAGATAATCAGATAAATCAGAAAAGAGATATTCTGGTACAAAatcttcattaacatttgtgtatgCATTTACACACAGAAACAACTCTTTCTTTATGTTTGTTCTGTGTAACATTAATACCATCTATATTAATTTTAAGTtataatttaaatctacatctgaATCATATAATTCTTTCTCTCATTTATAATTTGACACCACAAACAAACTATATTCTCGAAATACTATACATATCTAATTTTTCTCCTGTAAAATTTCCCTTCTGTGGCTTTACTAATTAGCTCTGCCACTTCTGGTAGTTCTTTTAGCCAACAGCAACTGGTAATTTTAATTTTGCCACCTGTCTCCTGCATTACACTATTGTCGAAACTGTCCACATCTTCCTCAGTGTATGTTGCCAACACTCCTGTTCCACATTCGTGCAAAATTTCCACATGAAACTTTAAGTCTAGAACATTTGCAGACAAATGTGCTTTAAATGTAATTATTCCATCAGTTTTTAACTTTGCAAAGGTCtatatttagaaatagctgctaatcaaattttcactgacattagtaactggtttaaagctaattctttgtcattaaactttgagaagacccacaatatgcagttcagaaccttgtaaggatttccttccagcatgagtgtaaagtatgaagacatgcagatcgaagaggttgacagtgttaaatttctgggattacaattcgataataaattcagttggtaagggcataccacagaattgctaaagcgcctaaacaagtctgcatTGGCCGTGAGAATGATCTCAGATgtagatataaatattaaaaaaaaacttgcatactttgcttactttcactctgtTATGCTTTATGGGATCATATTCCGGGGCAACAgatcaaaccaagcaaaagtttttagggtgcaaaagcgtgtgataagattcatttgcagtgtaaattcaagaacatcttgtagaaacctgttcaaggaactttgtattctaaccactgattctcagtatatttattccttaatgaaatttgttgcaagtaatacatctctattgcCATCCAAAAGttcagtacacagtatcaatactaggaataagaagaatctacataaagatctaaaatcacttaccttggtccaaaaaggggtccagtattcaggtacacacatttttaataaatcgccagcaaccattaagaacatggtttcagataaagcatggtttacacagagtttgaaagacttttagatgggcaattccttctactccatcgatgaatatcctAAGATAGACTGTTATGCcagtttaagtaaaaatatctgttagatttcagttttgacaacacttggtcacaataCTCAAGATTAGGTATTCtgcatatgataaatttattagttccacacccacgagaatcatctcattttttgggtctatggaacgaaagaggaatctaatctaacctaatgtaatctaatctgtgCTGTTGTCAGGTGCTCAACATTCAATCCACTACATTTAGAGGCTCTTTTTGAGCGGATACAAATGTGGTTGGAGCTTTATAAACGGATTTTTCGTATTTCCTGTAACATAATAACATTTGCTTGAATCCATCATTTTTGGCCAGTACCCCAACATACAGTCACTGACGACTGATATTTGCACTAAATGCCAGTATCTTATTTTCTCCACTTCTATTTAAGTTTTTCCAGACACTATGTTTAAAGCTATATGTCAGCCTTGCCTGCTCATCTGTAATGGCATCCTCCTTTTTCAGTAGCAGTTTATATTCTTCCATCATCTTCACCACATACTCTAGTTttcgttttttttaaaatttgttctcttccatttccagcttTTTTTCTTTGTACACTCAACACTGTCAAGGAGTAATTTTTACAACAGAGTGAGGTTTAAGTCTGTCAATATGTTGGTTCTTTTTCTTAAGACCTGTGAAATTACATTATTTATAGGAATAGTAACAGTATAGAGCGCTTTTTTCTTAATCCTTAACATCCTAGGTATGAACTCATAGTCCACTAACGTTTATTGTTACTCTGTTGTTAATGCATATC
This DNA window, taken from Schistocerca piceifrons isolate TAMUIC-IGC-003096 chromosome 4, iqSchPice1.1, whole genome shotgun sequence, encodes the following:
- the LOC124795252 gene encoding transmembrane protein 70 homolog, mitochondrial-like; translated protein: METLRVTCVLSRNLRKSIFCERQLLNHRLLTINVFAARNQSTQQTDVKVYHGPLAQQIRGVKLFSLVTSAGGLVAQPYLIQHATTFGNLPLSIAMLGFIGCFTYVTPFLLHWITKKYVTEIRYTPDREVYTAVVYNFFLKEKKIIFRPEDVEVPEVPGMFSSFHVRGIPLFVDPRMFEDKSHYARIMGYDKPLDLKLGDLENDKKT